TGACACAACGCCAGTTTTCAATGCAACCATTCCAAAGGACAGAAGGTCTGTAACACGCGCAACACGGTTGACGTCCTGCGAGAAGACATAAGACGCTAGACCGACATCACACTTGTTTGCGATGTCCACGACCTGGCTCTCGTCTTCGAAGCTAAGGATTGGCGCGACAGGACCGAatatctcctcctccattaGTCGCATGTCTGTGGTGACGTTTGTCAAGATCGTGGGCTCGACGAAATTGGGTCCTGAACAAGAACGTGTTAGCATCAACTCCACACCCAACTTAAATTAACGTACCAAGATCAGACCGgcgtcttcctccagcttctaCTTTAGCTCCTGCCTTGACAGAATCTGCAATTAGAGACTCTACCCGCgcagcagcgccagcgatAACAAGCGGCCCGTGAGTAGTGCTACTATCAAACCCAGGTCCAACCCTGAATCCCTGCACAACCtccttcaacctcctcacaAACTCACTATAAACCCCTTTTTGCACAAAGATCCGATTCGAACAAACACAAGTCTGCCCCGACGACTTAAACTTACTCGCAACGGCCCCCGCAACCGCAAGATCCAAATCCGCATCGTCAAACACAATGAAGGGCGCATTccctccaagctccagaCTCAGTTTCTTCAACGTATCACTAGACTGGTTCATCAGGATCTTGCCCACGCGAGTCGAGCCCGTGAATGAGATCTTGCGCACGGTGTTCGACGCGCACAGTGTCTGCCCGATTACAGGTGTATTCTCCAAGGCTGCGATACTGTTGATCACGCCCTTTGGTACGCCGGCTCTTTCACCGAGGATTAGCAAGGCATTCGCTGTAAAGGGTGTCTCGCCTGCTGTTTTCACAACCGCTGTACAGCCAGCTGCAAGCGCGGGCCCGAGTTTGCGCGTTATCATCGCCGCAGGGAAGTTCCATCTACACAGACCCCTGTTAGCATCTCCACGCTATTATGGTGGAAGGGTGCATACGGTGTAATAAGCCCAACAACACCTACGGGCTCCTTGAGCACCGAAACCCTAAACCCAGGCTGCGAGTGCGGCACAACATCACCGTATACCCTCGGcgcctcctccgcaaacCACTCCAGGAAACTCGCTGCAAAGAGCACCTCCCCCGCGGCATCGGGCCTGGCCTTCCCGTTCTCCCAGGTGATGAGTGTCGCCAGGTCCTCTTTATTCTGGATAACGAGCTCGTACCACTTTCGCAGGATGCGCGAGCGGTCGCGGCCTGTTCGAGTGCGCCAGACTGGCAacgctgctgcggcggcgcgGATGGCTTGTTCGGCATCTTGGGGGGTTGATTCGGGGCATGTTCCGATTAGAGAGCCACTGGCGGGGTCTAATCCATTAGAAATGCAATACTGAAAAAGAAGGAGTGTAAATACCGTGGACGTCGAATCTTTTCCGCGATGCAGACTCGATCCAGTGGCCGCCGACATAGTTCTTGCCCACAAAGAGCGAGGGGTCGTTTAGTTTGGGTGAGTCGGTCATCTTCGATTGATTGAAATGGAGACTGCAATTGGAATGTGTTGGGATAAATCGGACTATATTTGGTCGCGTTGTATAGTGTTCATTCTCCAATGACGAGATGCGAGACGGTTTAGGAAGGCCACTGCGAGACTGTCAATTCATAGAGAAGCCCCGAGCGAGACCCACATGGCGGGGTTGTTTTATTTGGAGAATACTTTGTTATATTGGAGTATTGGAGTGTCTGTTCAGGAAGGCAACTCCAGATAATAAGTATAGACCATATCAGCACACAGTGCACTCTTCTCTTCACCACTCCCCTCAAGATCCTCAACCACAACTCATCATGCCCAAAACAGTCGAAACAGTCGATCTCTCACACACCGCAGGCCTCTACTACGGCCCTGCAACCATCTCCAGCGGAAAAGTGCTGCACATCTCCGGGCAGCCAGGGAGCACCAACTCCGGCCACGTCCCCGAGGACTACGAGTCCCAAATCCACCTGTGCCTGTTCAACCTGCGAAAGCTGATTATCGCCGCGGGGGCCGACATCAAAGACATCGCAAAGCTCAACGTCTACATCGTCAACTACGACGTAGCCAACCGCAAGCACGCCCGCCCCATCCAGCGCTTCTTCGGCAAGCATCGGCCAGCACAGACTCtcgttcctgttcctgcacTTGCTGTCCCGAGCTGGCTGATTGAGATTGATGCCGTTATTGCACTTCCTGAACAGCCTTCTATCCCTCCTGCTCTCCCGGCCGCAACCGAGACAGCTGACGTTttgatcatcggcgccggTCTGGCAGGTCTCACGGCCGCGCATGAAGTGCTTCGAGCCGGTCTCTCTTGTATTGTCCTTGAAGCCCGAGACCGTGTCGGCGGCAAGACATGGAGTCAGCCCACAGTCGATGGAAACGGGGTAATTGATGTGGGCGCGGCCTGGATCAACGATACGAACCAGAGCAAGATATACGCATTGGCGAAGCGGTACGGCGCAGAGCTCATTGTGCAGAATACGCAGGGAAATGCGGTTATCGAGGACTCTGATGGAAATGTCTCCCCGTTTGCGTATGGGGAGTTGCCGAGCGTAAGTCAACACACTTCATACCAACTGAATCAAGTTAACTCTGGTTACAGTTCGACGAAGCCACGAAGAAAAAC
Above is a window of Aspergillus puulaauensis MK2 DNA, chromosome 2, nearly complete sequence DNA encoding:
- a CDS encoding NAD-dependent succinate-semialdehyde dehydrogenase (COG:C;~EggNog:ENOG410PME7;~InterPro:IPR010102,IPR015590,IPR029510,IPR016160, IPR016161,IPR016162,IPR016163;~PFAM:PF00171;~go_function: GO:0009013 - succinate-semialdehyde dehydrogenase [NAD(P)+] activity [Evidence IEA];~go_function: GO:0016491 - oxidoreductase activity [Evidence IEA];~go_function: GO:0016620 - oxidoreductase activity, acting on the aldehyde or oxo group of donors, NAD or NADP as acceptor [Evidence IEA];~go_process: GO:0009450 - gamma-aminobutyric acid catabolic process [Evidence IEA];~go_process: GO:0055114 - oxidation-reduction process [Evidence IEA]), with translation MTDSPKLNDPSLFVGKNYVGGHWIESASRKRFDVHDPASGSLIGTCPESTPQDAEQAIRAAAAALPVWRTRTGRDRSRILRKWYELVIQNKEDLATLITWENGKARPDAAGEVLFAASFLEWFAEEAPRVYGDVVPHSQPGFRVSVLKEPVGVVGLITPWNFPAAMITRKLGPALAAGCTAVVKTAGETPFTANALLILGERAGVPKGVINSIAALENTPVIGQTLCASNTVRKISFTGSTRVGKILMNQSSDTLKKLSLELGGNAPFIVFDDADLDLAVAGAVASKFKSSGQTCVCSNRIFVQKGVYSEFVRRLKEVVQGFRVGPGFDSSTTHGPLVIAGAAARVESLIADSVKAGAKVEAGGRRRSDLGPNFVEPTILTNVTTDMRLMEEEIFGPVAPILSFEDESQVVDIANKCDVGLASYVFSQDVNRVARVTDLLSFGMVALKTGVVSDAAAPFGGVKHSGLGREGSKYGIEDYLNVKTVITGNINVVHRASL